One Mycobacterium sp. SMC-4 DNA window includes the following coding sequences:
- a CDS encoding CbbQ/NirQ/NorQ/GpvN family protein, translated as MANDTRLAHQNGTAPHVEAQRPYYQPVGNEQAVFKAAYRQGLSLVLKGPTGCGKTRFVEAMAYDLGRQLITVSCHDDLTTADLVGRYLLRGDETVWVDGPLTRAVREGAICYLDEVVEARQDTTVVLHPLGDHRRQLPIERLGVTLDAAPGFGLVVSYNPGYQSVLKDLKDSTRQRMVAIEFGYPAPEVEEGIVIHESGVDATVAAALVKFGQAIRRLETGGLREVASTRVLIAAGQLISEGLPISDAARAAIAGPLTDDPTVGRGLNEMIDVYLGAGARDLR; from the coding sequence ATGGCAAACGACACTCGACTCGCGCACCAGAACGGCACCGCACCGCACGTGGAGGCCCAGCGCCCCTACTACCAGCCGGTGGGCAATGAGCAGGCGGTGTTCAAGGCAGCGTATCGCCAGGGCCTCTCGCTGGTGTTGAAGGGCCCGACGGGCTGCGGCAAGACCCGCTTCGTCGAGGCGATGGCCTATGACCTGGGCCGACAGCTGATCACCGTGTCCTGCCACGACGATCTGACCACGGCGGACCTGGTGGGCCGGTATCTGCTGCGGGGCGACGAAACTGTCTGGGTCGACGGGCCTCTGACTCGCGCGGTTCGCGAGGGTGCAATCTGCTATCTCGATGAGGTGGTGGAGGCTCGGCAGGACACCACTGTCGTATTGCACCCGTTGGGCGATCATCGACGGCAGCTGCCGATCGAGCGACTCGGTGTCACCCTGGACGCAGCCCCGGGGTTTGGTCTGGTCGTGTCCTACAACCCGGGGTATCAGAGTGTCCTCAAGGATCTGAAGGACTCGACCCGGCAGCGCATGGTGGCGATCGAATTCGGCTACCCCGCTCCCGAGGTAGAAGAGGGCATCGTCATCCACGAATCGGGAGTGGACGCGACGGTCGCTGCTGCGCTGGTGAAGTTCGGCCAGGCCATACGTCGCCTGGAGACCGGAGGATTGCGGGAGGTGGCGTCCACCCGTGTGCTGATCGCGGCCGGACAATTGATCTCCGAGGGGCTGCCGATCAGTGATGCGGCCAGAGCGGCGATCGCGGGACCGCTGACCGACGACCCCACCGTGGGTCGCGGCCTCAACGAAATGATCGACGTGTACCTGGGTGCGGGTGCACGCGATCTCCGGTGA
- a CDS encoding ABC transporter substrate-binding protein, which yields MSYESKTDPIKVGYLMDFTLAADFPKELLDSFVQSLDLVFEDALEKGILDRPVEVIYKEVEGLPKGTVKAVIDAYAELVDEGCLVVFGPNITDNVVPTREAIEERFKVPALSVTGTDDWLGEWTFSFPQGSMTDEPIFIADLIAKRGLTTVGVLVEQNLIGESYLGNMRKACLRKGIRIVAEAPIAQTAQDISSAVSTLHAAGAEAIVHFGFGFGVVFINPALEALDWDPPRFTTTAFQNAWINPVMWKAFMGWIGVDQYDEENKLGQEFLDRYEAKYGNRPEYCVSVVNHDIAWTLVRAFADAHPLSPRGVKEAIERVKMMPAAAGAPGTRVSFGKWTRRAWMGAGYLVARTLDADGVNSHLVDRFGQE from the coding sequence GTGTCGTACGAGAGCAAAACCGACCCGATCAAAGTCGGTTACCTGATGGACTTCACGCTGGCTGCGGATTTCCCGAAGGAGCTGTTGGACTCGTTCGTGCAATCGTTGGACCTTGTGTTCGAAGATGCTTTGGAGAAGGGCATTCTTGACCGCCCCGTAGAGGTGATCTACAAGGAGGTCGAAGGTCTCCCTAAGGGGACGGTCAAGGCGGTGATCGACGCGTACGCCGAACTGGTCGACGAAGGGTGCCTGGTTGTTTTCGGCCCCAACATCACCGACAACGTCGTCCCGACGCGCGAGGCGATCGAGGAGCGCTTCAAAGTGCCGGCGCTCAGTGTGACCGGCACCGACGACTGGCTGGGGGAGTGGACGTTCTCGTTCCCACAGGGGTCGATGACCGATGAGCCCATCTTCATCGCCGACCTCATCGCCAAGCGGGGATTGACCACTGTCGGCGTCTTGGTCGAGCAGAATCTGATCGGTGAGAGCTACCTCGGCAACATGCGGAAGGCATGTTTGCGCAAGGGAATTCGGATCGTGGCGGAGGCGCCGATCGCCCAGACAGCGCAGGACATCAGTTCCGCCGTGTCCACGCTGCACGCCGCCGGCGCGGAAGCGATCGTCCACTTCGGCTTCGGCTTCGGCGTCGTCTTCATCAACCCGGCTCTCGAAGCTCTCGACTGGGATCCGCCGCGCTTCACCACCACCGCGTTCCAGAACGCGTGGATCAACCCCGTGATGTGGAAGGCGTTCATGGGGTGGATCGGCGTGGACCAGTACGACGAGGAGAACAAGCTGGGTCAGGAATTCCTGGACCGCTACGAGGCCAAGTACGGGAACCGTCCCGAGTACTGCGTTTCGGTGGTCAACCATGACATCGCGTGGACGCTGGTACGAGCCTTCGCCGATGCGCACCCGCTGAGCCCCCGCGGGGTCAAAGAGGCGATCGAGCGGGTCAAGATGATGCCCGCGGCAGCCGGAGCTCCGGGGACACGAGTGTCCTTCGGCAAGTGGACCCGCCGGGCGTGGATGGGTGCGGGATACCTCGTCGCCCGGACCTTGGATGCTGACGGTGTCAATTCACATCTAGTCGACCGATTCGGTCAGGAGTGA
- a CDS encoding spirocyclase AveC family protein — MSTEESSPLLVDPEKRPPTRRKRGGSLGSWLAGIGLLAFIGLFLAVSRTELDPRVANPETVGRPRPVNYLFDFDGWMWFIQIGTALMLVALVVVFIVGWRRNPGSPLMLMFLCTTLIVWQDPIMNWAPYAVYNPDLLHWPESWYLIMMSPTVEPFIVFGYVIFYFGPYFPAVWIMRRWQAKKGPEAFVSRHPLITLGLLVLVIGFWFDAALEVGSIRTGLYIYSQVIPFGSIFVGTPFQFPLIWESFAVTFVMIPAAILVYRDDTGKSVAEKLAAKAKLFPTKPVLGTFLVMFAIINASYFAYGAWFWGIKASGLATSVACPWPYPEAKVYDPQGFYRANGAEGPYSVGKWATWQQGPFADTDVELGSKSNRCATEGSND, encoded by the coding sequence ATGAGTACCGAAGAATCCAGCCCCCTGCTCGTCGACCCCGAGAAGCGACCGCCCACTCGACGCAAACGCGGCGGATCGTTGGGCTCGTGGTTGGCCGGCATCGGCCTGCTTGCGTTCATCGGGTTGTTCCTCGCGGTGTCGCGCACCGAACTCGATCCGCGCGTGGCCAATCCGGAAACGGTCGGCAGGCCGCGTCCGGTCAATTACCTCTTCGACTTCGACGGCTGGATGTGGTTCATCCAGATCGGCACGGCGCTCATGCTCGTGGCTCTCGTCGTCGTTTTCATCGTTGGCTGGAGGCGCAATCCAGGCAGTCCGTTGATGCTGATGTTCCTGTGCACGACGCTGATCGTGTGGCAGGACCCCATCATGAACTGGGCGCCCTACGCGGTGTATAACCCGGATCTCCTGCACTGGCCGGAATCCTGGTACCTGATCATGATGTCGCCGACTGTGGAGCCGTTCATCGTGTTCGGCTACGTGATCTTCTATTTCGGCCCGTATTTCCCCGCGGTGTGGATCATGCGTAGGTGGCAGGCCAAGAAAGGCCCAGAGGCGTTCGTCAGCAGACATCCGCTGATCACCCTTGGTCTGCTCGTGCTCGTCATCGGGTTCTGGTTCGACGCGGCGCTCGAGGTCGGATCCATACGCACGGGCCTTTACATTTACTCTCAGGTCATCCCGTTCGGCTCGATCTTTGTCGGGACCCCCTTCCAGTTCCCGTTGATATGGGAGTCCTTCGCGGTGACGTTCGTGATGATCCCGGCTGCGATTCTGGTCTACCGCGATGACACCGGGAAGTCAGTGGCTGAGAAGCTGGCCGCAAAGGCGAAGCTGTTTCCGACCAAACCCGTACTGGGCACCTTCCTGGTGATGTTCGCCATCATCAACGCGTCCTATTTTGCCTACGGGGCGTGGTTCTGGGGGATCAAGGCAAGCGGTCTGGCGACGTCGGTGGCGTGCCCGTGGCCGTATCCGGAGGCGAAGGTCTACGACCCCCAGGGCTTCTACCGGGCCAACGGCGCCGAGGGGCCGTACTCGGTGGGCAAATGGGCCACCTGGCAACAGGGCCCGTTCGCCGATACCGATGTCGAACTGGGTTCGAAGAGCAACCGTTGCGCCACAGAGGGGTCCAATGACTGA
- a CDS encoding nitric oxide reductase activation protein NorD: MLASALAGRPMAVAAGVAGEPSWTDGQTVFLDPLAHSQAHRESVAVHASLIAADSLPTDVVDRLVRHPRIARRYLAVEGHRALVANELLLPGVLTSLADREVAALSDSAESSLAIATAKVALADPPPGFGVIRAKKLASALKRTGVDEPKGGHVARKEAKGELEELAEDAVDDTDDQDVFTSPVGGASFLGKVFKKLLSAARKSGGDGAGPPGADTPTHRTNSTRRGAYAVSSTASTPAEDPADVAVDGVRYPEWDASRGAYRPDWCTVREVEPKIKPFATQAIDNAIGVRRPLARLGMGLHRRHRQPQGDDIDIDAAVEARVEVMAGSVPDEAVYIDSLRKRRDLSVLLLLDISGSVSEPGTLGRTVHQQQRTAIANLAVALHDLGDRVSIYGYYSQGRAAVSMVPVKRFDEHLEASILRRLNSLEPGAYSRLGAAIRHGSSVLERRGGTARRLLVVLTDGLAYDHGYERDYGAADSRRAINEARRRGIGCVCLTVGAGTDARSLKKVFGSAAHATVGQPERLVGIIAPLFRSAVRSAEVRRRIA, from the coding sequence ATGCTGGCGTCCGCACTAGCGGGTCGACCCATGGCCGTGGCCGCCGGTGTCGCCGGCGAACCATCGTGGACCGACGGACAAACGGTGTTCCTCGATCCTTTGGCGCACAGCCAGGCCCATCGCGAGTCCGTTGCCGTGCATGCGTCCCTCATCGCGGCTGACAGCCTGCCGACCGATGTCGTCGATCGGCTTGTACGACACCCCAGAATCGCCCGCCGGTATCTCGCCGTCGAAGGGCACCGCGCTCTGGTCGCCAACGAGCTCCTGCTGCCGGGGGTGTTGACGTCGCTGGCCGATCGAGAGGTGGCGGCACTCAGCGATTCCGCCGAGTCGTCTCTGGCCATAGCGACCGCCAAGGTGGCTCTTGCCGACCCGCCTCCGGGTTTCGGTGTCATTCGTGCCAAGAAGTTGGCGTCGGCGTTGAAGAGGACCGGCGTCGACGAGCCGAAGGGCGGTCACGTTGCCCGCAAAGAGGCCAAGGGTGAATTGGAGGAGCTCGCCGAGGACGCAGTCGACGACACCGACGATCAGGACGTGTTCACCAGCCCCGTCGGCGGGGCCAGTTTCCTCGGCAAAGTGTTCAAGAAGCTGCTGTCGGCGGCCCGCAAGAGCGGAGGCGATGGTGCCGGTCCGCCGGGAGCGGACACCCCGACCCATCGTACGAACTCGACCAGGCGTGGGGCGTACGCGGTGTCCTCGACCGCGTCGACTCCAGCCGAGGATCCTGCCGACGTCGCGGTGGACGGCGTGAGATATCCGGAGTGGGATGCGTCCCGTGGTGCCTACCGACCAGACTGGTGCACGGTGCGTGAAGTGGAGCCGAAGATCAAGCCCTTCGCCACCCAGGCCATCGACAATGCGATCGGCGTGCGCCGGCCGCTTGCGCGCCTCGGTATGGGCTTGCATCGCCGGCATAGGCAGCCGCAGGGAGACGACATCGACATCGATGCGGCGGTGGAGGCGCGTGTCGAGGTGATGGCGGGCTCGGTACCCGACGAGGCGGTCTATATCGACAGCCTGCGTAAGCGGCGCGATCTGTCCGTCCTGCTCCTGTTGGATATCTCAGGTTCGGTGTCCGAGCCGGGCACGCTAGGACGCACCGTGCACCAGCAACAGCGGACTGCAATCGCCAACCTCGCTGTTGCCCTGCACGATCTGGGTGATCGGGTGTCGATTTACGGGTACTACTCGCAGGGCCGTGCGGCGGTGAGTATGGTACCGGTGAAACGCTTCGATGAGCACCTCGAAGCCAGTATCCTCCGGCGACTCAACAGCCTTGAGCCAGGGGCATATTCGCGACTGGGGGCGGCAATCCGGCATGGGTCGTCGGTGTTGGAGCGCCGAGGCGGGACCGCTCGTCGACTACTGGTCGTATTGACGGACGGACTGGCCTACGACCACGGTTATGAGCGTGACTACGGCGCCGCAGATTCGCGTCGAGCAATCAACGAGGCGCGGCGCCGGGGAATCGGGTGCGTCTGCCTGACGGTGGGTGCGGGCACCGACGCGCGATCGCTGAAGAAGGTCTTCGGCAGCGCCGCACACGCCACAGTCGGCCAGCCTGAGCGACTCGTCGGCATCATCGCCCCGTTGTTCCGATCAGCCGTTCGCTCGGCTGAGGTTCGCAGGCGGATCGCCTGA
- a CDS encoding acyl-CoA dehydrogenase family protein — translation MRSIGHVDFSYPQSAEQFRKELREWLSANLTDTVVEASAHRGNDEEAFELLREWNAKIADAGWAAVSWPQAYGGRGAGAIEQLVYAEEATRARVPHPLNTIGINNIAPAVMQYGTEAQKSTLLPRMLRADDIWCQGMSEPDAGSDLASLRTRAVQDGDDFVVSGQKIWTSLGHRADWCQLYVRTDPEAPKHKGISCLIVDMSLPGIEARPLMTLSGDTDFAEVFFNDVRVPGDALLGPLNKGWQVATTTLSYERAGAARLYAEMQVRLRDLVADLRATTTSTFDDASTLRRLGELDTRIKNLEVLCQRSISAGMHGGDAFATAGLAKSVWGQIGKDLAALAFDTLGPGVAEGRWDAYRLTSHALTIAGGTTQISKNITAQRVLGLPRA, via the coding sequence ATGAGGTCGATCGGGCACGTGGATTTTTCCTACCCTCAATCCGCTGAGCAGTTCCGTAAAGAGCTGCGGGAGTGGTTGTCGGCGAATCTCACCGACACCGTCGTCGAAGCCAGCGCACACCGCGGCAACGATGAAGAGGCCTTCGAGTTGCTGCGCGAATGGAATGCAAAGATCGCCGACGCCGGGTGGGCGGCGGTGTCGTGGCCCCAGGCGTACGGCGGACGCGGCGCCGGCGCTATTGAACAGCTCGTCTACGCCGAAGAGGCGACGCGAGCCAGGGTCCCCCATCCGCTCAACACCATCGGCATCAACAACATCGCACCGGCGGTCATGCAGTACGGAACGGAAGCGCAGAAGTCCACCCTCCTACCGCGAATGCTGCGCGCCGACGACATCTGGTGCCAGGGCATGTCGGAACCCGACGCCGGATCCGACCTGGCCTCGCTGCGTACCAGGGCCGTCCAGGACGGCGACGACTTCGTGGTATCCGGTCAGAAGATCTGGACGTCGCTGGGCCACCGGGCGGACTGGTGTCAGTTGTACGTGCGTACCGACCCCGAAGCGCCCAAGCACAAGGGCATTTCCTGCCTGATCGTCGACATGTCGCTGCCCGGGATCGAGGCGCGTCCCCTGATGACGCTGTCGGGCGATACCGACTTCGCTGAAGTGTTCTTCAACGACGTACGGGTTCCAGGCGATGCCCTGCTCGGACCGCTGAACAAGGGCTGGCAGGTCGCGACCACCACATTGAGCTATGAGCGCGCCGGAGCGGCACGCCTGTACGCCGAGATGCAGGTGCGCCTTCGGGATCTGGTCGCCGATCTGCGTGCCACGACCACGTCCACCTTCGATGACGCTTCTACGCTTCGACGCCTCGGCGAACTCGACACCCGCATCAAGAACCTGGAAGTCCTCTGCCAGCGCTCGATATCAGCGGGCATGCACGGTGGTGACGCATTCGCGACTGCCGGCCTCGCCAAGTCGGTGTGGGGTCAGATCGGCAAGGACCTGGCCGCTCTGGCCTTCGACACGCTCGGCCCAGGCGTGGCCGAGGGCCGGTGGGATGCGTACCGGTTGACCTCGCATGCGCTGACGATCGCCGGCGGAACCACCCAGATCAGCAAGAACATCACCGCACAGCGAGTGCTGGGACTGCCCCGAGCATGA
- a CDS encoding SDR family oxidoreductase — MTEPQSVSTVGPRSVVITGASRGLGFASAVRLYREGWQVFATMRTPERGMPLLREATGAADDDERLIGIQLDLMDAESISAAAKEIEERAGAPYAIVHNAGISAAGMVEETDTTLWQNMFTTHVVAPVALTKALLPSMRAAGQGRIVLVSSAAGVRGQPATGPYSASKGAMERWGESLAFELAPFGIGVTVLVTGTYDTEIITDAGSTDVRDFSGPYARLHQTMDSRGRYAIKFARSPQLFTDGLVKALDDQGAFRRHGLGPDASMLLVSNRVLPASGMHHMSRIVLGIPRFGSMRDGAWPLTTAQRAMVSAAKVIPQPVLTKLVSLASRLSPARSAADESENR, encoded by the coding sequence ATGACTGAGCCACAGAGTGTTTCGACGGTCGGGCCGCGCAGCGTGGTTATCACCGGCGCCTCGCGTGGGCTTGGATTCGCCTCGGCGGTGCGACTCTACCGTGAGGGCTGGCAGGTGTTTGCCACCATGCGCACACCCGAACGCGGTATGCCGCTTCTACGCGAGGCCACCGGAGCCGCAGACGACGACGAGCGCCTCATCGGAATTCAGCTCGATCTGATGGACGCCGAGTCGATCTCGGCGGCGGCCAAGGAGATCGAGGAGCGTGCCGGCGCGCCATACGCCATCGTGCACAACGCCGGGATCTCGGCGGCGGGCATGGTTGAAGAAACCGATACGACGCTGTGGCAGAACATGTTCACCACCCATGTGGTCGCACCGGTGGCCTTGACGAAAGCTCTGCTGCCGTCAATGCGAGCAGCCGGGCAGGGACGCATCGTGCTCGTCAGCAGCGCGGCCGGAGTCCGTGGTCAGCCTGCGACCGGACCGTACTCGGCGAGTAAGGGTGCGATGGAGCGGTGGGGTGAGTCGCTGGCGTTCGAGTTGGCTCCGTTCGGTATCGGGGTGACGGTGCTGGTCACCGGCACCTACGACACCGAGATCATCACCGACGCGGGCTCCACCGACGTACGGGACTTCTCGGGCCCGTACGCCCGGCTGCACCAGACCATGGACAGCCGTGGCCGGTACGCGATCAAGTTCGCCCGGTCCCCCCAGCTCTTCACCGATGGGCTCGTGAAGGCCCTCGATGACCAAGGTGCCTTCCGGCGGCACGGACTCGGTCCGGACGCGTCGATGCTGCTCGTATCCAACAGGGTTCTGCCCGCCTCGGGCATGCATCACATGTCGCGCATCGTGTTGGGTATTCCCCGCTTCGGCTCGATGCGCGACGGCGCATGGCCACTGACGACGGCGCAGCGCGCGATGGTGTCGGCAGCCAAGGTGATCCCGCAGCCGGTCCTGACGAAGCTGGTGTCGCTGGCGTCACGGCTCTCGCCGGCACGATCCGCGGCCGACGAGAGTGAGAACCGATGA